Proteins encoded in a region of the Procambarus clarkii isolate CNS0578487 chromosome 28, FALCON_Pclarkii_2.0, whole genome shotgun sequence genome:
- the LOC138369429 gene encoding ATP-dependent RNA helicase glh-2-like has protein sequence MKTRESESDEPYESLYECVSAVGVTVVGDSVTCVSVTSVIAAKAGVSVCDAGVNIAGDHIDVAGIDASSMGATSIGGTSIGGTSIGGTSIGGTSIGGTSIGGTIIGGTSIGGTSIGGTIIGGTSIGGTSIGGTSIGGTIIGGTSIGGTSIGGTSIGGTSIGGTSIGGTSIGGTSIGGTSIGATSIGATSIGATSIGGTSIGGTSIGGTSIGGTSIGSTSIGGTIIGGTSIGGTSIGATSIGATSIGATSIGGTSIGGTSIGGTSIGATSIGGTSIGDTSIGGTSIGATSIGATSIGATNIGGTSIGGTSIGGTSIGGTSIGGTSIGGTSIGGTSIGGTSIGGTSIGATSTGATSIGATSIGATSIVANNIGATGISATEMYVVTVMYVTIVVAMEMYIILVAVL, from the exons GTGTTAGTGcagttggtgttactgttgttggtgatagtgttacTTGTGTTAGTGTCACTAGTGTTATTGCTGCTAAGGCTGGTGTTAGTGTTTGTGATGCTGGGGTTAATATCGCTGGGGATCATATTGATGTTGCTGGTATTGATGCCTCTAGTATGGGTGCTACTAGTATTGGTGGCACTAGTATTGGTGGCACTAGTATTGGTGGCACTAGTATTGGTGGCACTAGTATTGGTGGCACTAGTATTGGTGGCACTATTATTGGTGGCACTAGTATTGGTGGCACTAGTATTGGTGGCACTATTATTGGTGGCACTAGTATTGGTGGCACTAGTATTGGTGGCACTAGTATTGGTGGCACTATTATTGGTGGCACTAGTATTGGTGGCACTAGTATTGGTGGCACTAGTATTGGTGGCACTAGTATTGGTGGCACTAGTATTGGTGGCACTAGTATTGGTGGCACTAGTATTGGTGGCACTAGTATTGGTGCTACTAGTATTGGTGCTACTAGTATTGGTGCTACTAGTATTGGTGGCACTAGTATTGGTGGCACTAGTATTGGTGGCACTAGTATTGGTGGCACTAGTATTGGTAGCACTAGTATTGGTGGCACTATTATTGGTGGCACTAGTATTGGTGGCACTAGTATTGGTGCTACTAGTATTGGTGCTACTAGTATTGGTGCTACTAGTATTGGTGGCACTAGTATTGGTGGCACTAGTATTGGTGGCACTAGTATTGGTGCTACTAGTATTGGTGGCACTAGTATTGGTGACACTAGTATTGGTGGCACTAGTATTGGTGCTACTAGTATTGGTGCTACTAGTATTGGTGCTACTAATATTGGTGGCACTAGTATTGGTGGCACTAGTATTGGTGGCACTAGTATTGGTGGCACTAGTATTGGTGGCACTAGTATTGGTGGCACTAGTATTGGTGGCACTAGTATTGGTGGCACTAGTATTGGTGGCACTAGTATTGGTGCTACTAGTACTGGTGCTACTAGTATTGGTGCTACTAGTATTGGTGCCACTAGTATTGTTGCCAATAATATTGGTGCTACAGGTATTAGTGCTACTG AGATGTATGTTGTAACTGTGATGTATGTTACTATTGTTGTTGCTATGGAGATGTATATTATTCTTGTAGCTGTGTTGTAG
- the LOC138369430 gene encoding uncharacterized protein, with product MSLIETCQYFLDNAAKDGRSMKRNQRLRDAEDRHIMYKLHIRDIKNLPVVDTNNLPVVDTNNLPVVDTNNLPVVDTNNLPVVDTNNLPVVDTNNLPVVDTNNLPVVDTNNLPVVDTKNLPVVDTNNLPVEDTNNLPVVDTNNLPVVDTKNLPVVDTNNLPVVNTNNLPVVDTNNLPVVDTNNLPVVDTKNLPVVDTNNLPVEDTNNLPVVDTNNLPVVDTNNLPVVDTNNLPVVDTNNLPVVDTNNLPVVDTNNLPVVDTNNLPVVDTKNLPVVDTNNLPVVDTNNLPVVDTNNLPVVDTNNLPVVDTNNLPVVDTNNLPVVDTNNLPVVDTNNLPVVRH from the exons ATGAGTCTAATAGAAACTTGCCAATATTTTCTTGATAATGCGGCAAAAGATGGTCGTTCCATGAAGCGTAACCAGAGATTAAGGGATGCAGAAGATCGCCACATAATGTACAAACT GCATATAAGggacatcaagaacctgccagttGTGGACACTAACAACCTGCCAGTTGTGGACACTAACAACCTGCCAGTTGTAGACACTAACAACCTGCCAGTTGTAGACACTAACAACCTGCCAGTTGTAGACACTAACAACCTGCCAGTTGTGGACACTAACAACCTGCCAGTTGTAGACACTAACAACCTGCCAGTTGTAGACACTAACAACCTGCCAGTTGTGGACACCAAGAACCTGCCAGTTGTGGACACTAACAACCTGCCAGTTGAAGACACTAACAACCTGCCAGTTGTAGACACTAACAACCTGCCAGTTGTGGACACCAAGAACCTGCCAGTTGTGGACACTAACAACCTGCCAGTTGTGAACACTAACAACCTGCCAGTTGTAGACACTAACAACCTGCCAGTTGTAGACACTAACAACCTGCCAGTTGTGGACACCAAGAACCTGCCAGTTGTGGACACTAACAACCTGCCAGTTGAAGACACTAACAACCTGCCAGTTGTAGACACTAACAACCTGCCAGTTGTGGACACTAACAACCTGCCAGTTGTGGACACTAACAACCTGCCAGTTGTAGACACTAACAACCTGCCAGTTGTGGACACTAACAACCTGCCAGTTGTGGACACTAACAACCTGCCAGTTGTAGACACTAACAACCTGCCAGTTGTGGACACCAAGAACCTGCCAGTTGTGGACACTAACAACCTGCCAGTTGTAGACACTAACAACCTGCCAGTTGTAGACACTAACAACCTGCCAGTTGTAGACACTAACAACCTGCCAGTTGTGGACACTAACAACCTGCCAGTTGTGGACACTAACAACCTGCCAGTTGTAGACACTAACAACCTGCCAGTTGTGGACACTAACAACCTGCCAGTTGTAAGACACTAA